One stretch of Euphorbia lathyris chromosome 7, ddEupLath1.1, whole genome shotgun sequence DNA includes these proteins:
- the LOC136200686 gene encoding uncharacterized protein, which yields MEEENVNIVNMIILGVISWGLTFILIRITLKERSFEFCNRMVSTIHAFLAVGLATLSVQSWSCPICPLASKASPAQARVLGITISYLIYDLICCLFDNKRFNVDNSIHHLVSIVGLGAGFYYQMCASEMVAALWITEVSSPFLHLREFLKELGYRDTPLNFAADMSFAVIFSCGRMIGGPYLTHLALTADNPLIMKAMAVGLQLVSVFWFYKIVRMVKYKLSNKNTHKKLG from the exons ATGGAGGAGGAGAATGTTAATATTGTTAATATGATAATCTTAGGAGTTATTTCATGGGGACTAACTTTTATATTGATAAGAATAACGTTAAAAGAACGTTCGTTCGAGTTCTGTAATCGTATGGTTTCAACTATTCACGCTTTTTTAGCTGTCGGATTAGCTACTCTCTCTGTTCAAAGTTGGAGCTGTCCCATTTGTCCTCTCGCTTCTAAAGCTTCCCCTGCTCAG GCACGGGTGTTGGGAATAACTATATCGTATTTGATATATGATTTGATTTGTTGCCTTTTTGATAATAAGAGATTCAATGTGGATAATAGTATTCATCATTTGGTTAGCATTGTTGGTCTCGGAGCTGGTTTTTATTATCAAATG TGTGCATCGGAGATGGTTGCGGCGTTATGGATAACGGAGGTGTCAAGTCCTTTCCTCCATTTAAGGGAATTTCTTAAAGAGCTTGGCTACAGAGACACTCCCCTCAATTTCGCTGCTGAT ATGTCATTTGCAGTAATATTCTCGTGTGGGAGAATGATAGGTGGTCCTTACCTTACTCACCTGGCCTTGACTGCTGACAATCCACTAATTATGAAG GCAATGGCAGTGGGATTACAGCTAGTAAGTGTCTTCTGGTTCTACAAGATTGTGAGGATGGTCAAGTACAAGCTTTCAAACAAAAACACACACAAGAAACTTGGATGA